In the Oscarella lobularis chromosome 9, ooOscLobu1.1, whole genome shotgun sequence genome, AACAAGATACAAAAATTCATATTTTAATCTCATTAATTATGCGTCACGCTCccaaatgaataaataaacgcTGTGTACTAACCTTGGCTCGCGTTGCGTCGCTGTCGATGGGAAACTTGGCGTTGAAGACGCTCTGCTTCTCTTGGGGTCCGCCCAGCTGCTTCCAACGAGCGAAGAAGTCCTGCGCTGCCATTTCAGTGGGAGAGAAGAACTTATTGACGAATATCGGAAGCCTGAGAGTGATTCTCTGGGGAGCCCCATTGAAactaatagaaaaagaaaacgtctaATATGTATAGAGTTAATTATTAGTAATTGGCTTTACGAAAATTGGAAATCGAGTAGAGGAATTTCGCTGAATTCCTCCATGCATTCGACGCGATTGGGAGCCCGGTTCGAGAGAAGTTCCAACGGGTTTTGCCTGAATGCGAAGTTCTgcgaaaaattaaatcattACGAACGTGAAATCGAATCAATTTTCCAAGTCTTACGGCTTCCTAGGGATCCCGGAAGCTGCACGTCACTGCGAAAATTCGTCAGAGCCGATAGGGTCTTATTCCCAAAGAAAATCTCAACGCGACCTGTGCATGTGGCAACTTGAGCTTGACTGAAATTGTGGCCATAACGCTAATTGATTACATACCTCGAAGCCGATGTCGATTGGGAGCGATTTCACGGGGAAGTAGCGGCCTGCTGTCCAATTTAAGTCTGATGCATTTATGCCGACGTATCTTCAAGGTGTAATTACTCTCGGAGAGTCGTGATAGGGCCCTCTTTGGGTTACCGGTTTTTTATGAGAAGCTGGTGGGCGTTTGGCTTCGGTAGAGGCTTCGTCACTatgctcgtcgcttttctgaAGTCTGCTGTTAGTTGATTGACTACGATctttcgaaaagacgacggaaGAGACATTATTGCGTCAAAACGTAACGTGCTCTACCTCTAACCAGATAACCACGCCTCAAAAGATTCgtgaaaattaattattgtgATCTGAAAAAGACGCCA is a window encoding:
- the LOC136191250 gene encoding AP-2 complex subunit alpha-2-like; the protein is MEEFSEIPLLDFQFSFNGAPQRITLRLPIFVNKFFSPTEMAAQDFFARWKQLGGPQEKQSVFNAKFPIDSDATRAKLSGFGPALLSNVDPNPDNFVFVGILHTTAAQIGCLARLEPNIEAKMYRLTIRASKESVSSVLSSLLVDHF